The following proteins come from a genomic window of Halomarina ordinaria:
- a CDS encoding DUF4397 domain-containing protein, with product MTDEPVTTRRRVLLGVGATAATAALAGCAGNGGGGENDSNDTDNESDGMDNESMGNESDGMDNETDGEGNETDEEGNETDAGEMANVRVAHLSPDAPNVDVYVAGDPVLEDVAFGTVSDYLELAPDTYDLEITAAGDPETVVFEGEQEVAAADYTLAAVGELADDGESFALEVLEDDNSSPGSDTARVRAVHASPDAGAVDITTASDGEALFDGVEFGDAAYVEVPGGSYELEIRPDTEENDGEVVATFPVDVEGGGVYSAFAAGYLTPDDEPADTEFDLIVTEDAAP from the coding sequence ATGACGGACGAACCTGTGACGACGCGACGACGTGTACTGCTCGGAGTTGGAGCGACGGCGGCGACGGCCGCCCTCGCTGGCTGTGCCGGCAACGGCGGTGGGGGAGAGAACGACTCGAACGACACCGACAACGAATCCGACGGCATGGACAACGAGTCCATGGGGAACGAGTCGGACGGCATGGACAACGAGACCGACGGCGAGGGTAACGAGACCGACGAGGAGGGCAACGAGACCGACGCGGGCGAGATGGCGAACGTCCGGGTCGCCCACCTCTCGCCGGACGCGCCGAACGTCGACGTGTACGTCGCGGGCGACCCCGTCCTCGAGGACGTCGCCTTCGGCACGGTGAGCGACTACCTCGAACTCGCGCCCGACACCTACGACCTCGAGATAACCGCCGCCGGCGACCCCGAGACGGTGGTCTTCGAGGGCGAACAGGAGGTCGCGGCCGCCGACTACACCCTCGCGGCCGTCGGCGAACTCGCGGACGACGGCGAGTCGTTCGCCCTCGAAGTCCTCGAGGACGACAACAGCTCCCCGGGCAGCGACACGGCCCGCGTGCGCGCGGTCCACGCCTCCCCCGACGCCGGCGCGGTCGACATCACGACGGCCTCCGACGGCGAGGCGCTCTTCGACGGCGTCGAGTTCGGCGACGCGGCGTACGTCGAGGTGCCCGGCGGCTCCTACGAACTCGAGATTCGCCCCGACACCGAGGAGAACGACGGCGAGGTCGTCGCCACCTTCCCCGTGGACGTCGAGGGCGGCGGCGTCTACAGCGCGTTCGCCGCGGGCTACCTCACGCCCGACGACGAACCGGCCGACACCGAGTTCGACCTCATCGTGACGGAGGACGCCGCCCCGTAG
- a CDS encoding peptidylprolyl isomerase gives MHEKENEDNPEAVLQTNHGDIRLELFAERAPRTVENFLGLATGSQEWEDPETGETRSEPLYEDVVFHRVIEGFMIQGGDPTGTGRGGPGYQFDDEFHDDLTHDAAGTLSMANAGPNTNGSQFFITLDATPHLDGRHSVFGQVIDGMDVVRDIGSLPTDAQDRPQEDALIEGVQVYR, from the coding sequence ATGCACGAGAAGGAAAACGAGGACAACCCCGAGGCGGTGCTGCAGACGAACCACGGCGACATCCGACTCGAACTGTTCGCCGAGCGCGCCCCGCGTACCGTCGAGAACTTCCTCGGCCTCGCCACCGGCTCCCAGGAGTGGGAGGACCCGGAGACGGGCGAGACGCGGTCCGAACCCCTCTACGAGGACGTCGTCTTCCACCGCGTCATCGAGGGGTTCATGATTCAGGGCGGTGACCCGACGGGCACCGGCCGCGGCGGCCCCGGCTACCAGTTCGACGACGAGTTCCACGACGACCTGACCCACGACGCCGCCGGGACGCTCTCGATGGCCAACGCCGGGCCGAACACCAACGGCTCGCAGTTCTTCATCACGCTCGACGCCACCCCCCACCTCGACGGCCGCCACTCCGTCTTCGGGCAGGTCATCGACGGGATGGACGTCGTCCGCGACATCGGCTCGCTCCCGACCGACGCGCAGGACCGCCCCCAGGAGGACGCCCTCATCGAGGGTGTCCAGGTCTACCGGTAG
- a CDS encoding ferredoxin, whose translation MAEDGPVDPSAIGERDAPPVEEKPYKIIFEANKCIAAGRCAEVSANWEMDLLSGIAKPLTYFFDESELEHNVHAAEVCPAKKDRGVIHVVDRRTNEEIAPDPHGDGTLSVDW comes from the coding sequence ATGGCAGAGGACGGCCCCGTCGACCCGAGCGCCATCGGGGAGCGCGACGCCCCACCGGTCGAGGAGAAGCCCTACAAGATAATCTTCGAGGCGAACAAGTGCATCGCCGCGGGCCGGTGCGCCGAGGTCTCGGCGAACTGGGAGATGGACCTCCTGAGCGGCATCGCGAAGCCCCTGACGTACTTCTTCGACGAGTCGGAACTGGAACACAACGTCCACGCGGCCGAGGTGTGCCCGGCGAAGAAGGACCGCGGCGTCATCCACGTCGTCGACCGCCGGACGAACGAGGAGATAGCGCCCGACCCGCACGGCGACGGGACGCTGAGCGTCGACTGGTAG
- a CDS encoding DUF7511 domain-containing protein: MTDHRIDDAVPSIAEEVQSCRDRGVLLHRIVRPPNAPEECTLYPDDVSAAELPTTWLTASEGAFVSLADAR; this comes from the coding sequence ATGACCGACCACCGCATCGACGACGCCGTCCCGAGCATCGCAGAGGAGGTGCAGTCGTGCCGCGACCGCGGCGTGCTGCTCCACCGCATCGTCCGCCCCCCGAACGCCCCCGAGGAGTGCACCCTCTACCCCGACGACGTCTCGGCCGCGGAACTCCCGACGACGTGGCTGACCGCCAGCGAGGGGGCGTTCGTCTCGCTCGCGGACGCACGCTGA
- a CDS encoding anthranilate phosphoribosyltransferase: protein MAEATQSFGEWPLKRLMTEVVGTGHKSADDMTREQAREAFRRILALEPDPTTLGAFWLANRWKRNTPEELAAYIDVMAEESVVFAEPDCDPVDCGANYDGKGRSALLGVGAGLVAAAAGTPVVVHSGDRVPTQKQDAYKHVLDALGVETDLTPVESARMTDEVGFGFYYQPNCNPGVTGLEDRRDRMGVRTFVNTIETLANPARADVHLGSFYHLPYAKRIIDTFDASERYDLSRVVMFQGMEGYDDIRPGSTKVAVWDGGELSDFDIETAEYGMDFTSEDLAVDDVADDSAAITEAVLTGAREDRFADAVAVNAAVRIFARDDADTLEEGLEMARAAIDDGSAAETLERLRAF, encoded by the coding sequence ATGGCAGAAGCGACGCAGTCATTCGGCGAGTGGCCGCTGAAACGGCTGATGACGGAGGTCGTCGGGACGGGACACAAGTCCGCCGACGACATGACCCGCGAGCAGGCCCGCGAGGCGTTCCGGCGTATCCTCGCGCTCGAACCCGACCCGACCACGCTCGGGGCGTTCTGGCTGGCGAACCGCTGGAAGCGAAACACGCCGGAGGAACTCGCGGCGTACATCGACGTGATGGCCGAGGAGTCGGTCGTCTTCGCCGAACCCGACTGCGACCCGGTCGACTGCGGGGCGAACTACGACGGGAAGGGTCGCAGCGCGCTGCTCGGCGTCGGCGCGGGCCTCGTCGCCGCCGCCGCCGGGACGCCCGTCGTCGTCCACTCCGGCGACCGCGTCCCGACGCAGAAACAGGACGCCTACAAGCACGTCCTCGACGCCCTCGGCGTCGAGACGGACCTCACGCCCGTCGAGTCCGCTCGCATGACCGACGAGGTGGGCTTCGGCTTCTACTACCAGCCGAACTGCAACCCGGGGGTCACGGGACTCGAAGACCGGCGCGACCGGATGGGGGTCCGGACGTTCGTCAACACCATCGAGACGCTCGCCAACCCCGCCCGCGCCGACGTCCACCTCGGGAGCTTCTACCACCTCCCCTACGCCAAGCGCATCATCGACACCTTCGACGCGAGCGAGCGCTACGACCTCTCGCGGGTCGTCATGTTCCAGGGGATGGAGGGCTACGACGACATCCGTCCCGGGTCGACGAAGGTCGCCGTCTGGGACGGCGGCGAGTTGAGCGACTTCGACATCGAGACGGCCGAGTACGGCATGGACTTCACGAGCGAGGACCTCGCGGTCGACGACGTGGCCGACGACTCGGCGGCCATCACCGAGGCGGTGCTGACCGGCGCGCGCGAGGACCGCTTCGCCGACGCCGTCGCCGTCAACGCCGCCGTGCGCATCTTCGCCCGCGACGACGCCGACACGCTGGAGGAGGGTCTCGAGATGGCGCGCGCGGCCATCGACGACGGGAGCGCGGCCGAGACGCTGGAGCGCCTGCGGGCGTTCTGA